In one window of Vulpes vulpes isolate BD-2025 chromosome 1, VulVul3, whole genome shotgun sequence DNA:
- the ZNF671 gene encoding zinc finger protein 671 isoform X5, whose translation MPEQVNMNPATEREAQKGPGPGCRCAVEDEQSVSLEGMSQVRTPVASLKTHPCGGSGSRLRGILHLPEHEVGEAGLKPQPCGASWKHFWLSANLHQRHTGDKSFRGGEGRDSMKSHQFCVPEKTLVYGEGRVGFPATSSLPLHQVPHVNPKPHKSTRLGGALHSRQQQQHRCIECGKLFTRKDTLTRHQRIHTGERPYACSKCGKFFSQSCDLFKHKTIHTGERPYECSECGKFFRQISGLIEHRRVHTGERLYQCSNCGKFFSSKSNLIRHQEVHTGARPYVCSTCGKEFSRKHTLVLHQRTHTGERPYECSECGKAFSQSSHLNVHWRIHSSDYECSRCGKAFSCISKLVQHQKVHSGENPYECSRCGKAFTQRPNLIRHWKVHTGERPYVCSKCGKEFNRKHTLVLHQKIHTGEKP comes from the exons ATGCCTGAACAGGTGAATATGAACccagccacagagagagaggctcagaagGGACCTGGACCTG GTTGTCGGTGTGCAGTGGAGGACGAGCAGAGTGTTTCTTTAGAGGGAATGTCACAGGTCAGGACTCCTGTGGCCAGTCTGAAGACCCACCCATGTGGCGGATCTGGCTCCAGACTGAGAGGAATCTTACACCTGCCTGAACATGAGGTGGGAGAAGCCGGGCTGAAACCACAGCCATGTGGGGCAAGTTGGAAACACTTCTGGCTCAGTGCGAATCTTCATCAGCGCCACACTGGAGATAAATCCTTCAGAGGAGGTGAGGGCAGGGACTCCATGAAAAGCCACCAATTCTGTGTACCAGAGAAGACCCTTGTGTATGGTGAGGGTAGAGTGGGCTTTCCAGCCACCTCCAGCCTTCCCCTGCACCAAGTACCCCATGTGAACCCTAAGCCCCACAAGAGCACCAGGCTTGGGGGAGCCCTTCACTCtagacagcagcagcagcacaggtGCATCGAATGTGGGAAATTATTCACCCGCAAGGACACACTTACTCGGCACCAGAGAAtccacactggagaaaggccttatgcATGCAGCAAATGTGGGAAGTTCTTTAGTCAGAGCTGTGACCTCTTTAAACACAAGACCAtccacactggagaaaggccttatgaatgcagtgaatgtgggaagtTCTTTCGACAAATCTCTGGCCTTATCGAACACAGGcgagttcacactggagaaagacTCTATCAGTGCAGTAATTGTGGAAAATTCTTTAGTAGTAAGTCTAACCTCATTAGACACCAAGAAGTTCACACAGGAGCAAGGCCTTATGTATGTAGCACGTGTGGGAAAGAGTTCAGTCGCAAACATACACTTGTTCTGCACCAGAGAActcacactggagaaaggccttatgagtgcagtgaatgtgggaaggccttcagcCAGAGTTCCCACCTCAATGTACATTGGAGAATTCACAGCAGTGATTATGAGTGCAGCagatgtgggaaagcctttagcTGCATCTCTAAACTTGTTCAGCACCAGAAGGTTCACTCTGGAGAAAACCCTTATGAGTGCAGCagatgtgggaaagcctttacgCAAAGGCCAAATCTTATTCGGCACTGGAAAGTTCATACTGGTGAACGGCCTTACGTGTGCAGCAAATGTGGAAAAGAGTTCAACCGTAAACACACACTTGTTCTCCACCAGAAGATTCATACTGGAGAAAAGCCTTAA
- the ZNF671 gene encoding zinc finger protein 671 isoform X4, which translates to MLLDDSQRLLYQDVMLENFALLASLGIASSRSHLVTQLNPRKDPQMPEQVNMNPATEREAQKGPGPGCRCAVEDEQSVSLEGMSQVRTPVASLKTHPCGGSGSRLRGILHLPEHEVGEAGLKPQPCGASWKHFWLSANLHQRHTGDKSFRGGEGRDSMKSHQFCVPEKTLVYGEGRVGFPATSSLPLHQVPHVNPKPHKSTRLGGALHSRQQQQHRCIECGKLFTRKDTLTRHQRIHTGERPYACSKCGKFFSQSCDLFKHKTIHTGERPYECSECGKFFRQISGLIEHRRVHTGERLYQCSNCGKFFSSKSNLIRHQEVHTGARPYVCSTCGKEFSRKHTLVLHQRTHTGERPYECSECGKAFSQSSHLNVHWRIHSSDYECSRCGKAFSCISKLVQHQKVHSGENPYECSRCGKAFTQRPNLIRHWKVHTGERPYVCSKCGKEFNRKHTLVLHQKIHTGEKP; encoded by the exons ATGCTCCTTGATGATTCTCAGAGACTTTTATATCaggatgtgatgctggagaacttTGCACTTTTAGCCTCACTGG GAATTGCATCCTCACGATCTCACTTAGTCACTCAACTGAACCCAAGGAAAGATCCCCAGATGCCTGAACAGGTGAATATGAACccagccacagagagagaggctcagaagGGACCTGGACCTG GTTGTCGGTGTGCAGTGGAGGACGAGCAGAGTGTTTCTTTAGAGGGAATGTCACAGGTCAGGACTCCTGTGGCCAGTCTGAAGACCCACCCATGTGGCGGATCTGGCTCCAGACTGAGAGGAATCTTACACCTGCCTGAACATGAGGTGGGAGAAGCCGGGCTGAAACCACAGCCATGTGGGGCAAGTTGGAAACACTTCTGGCTCAGTGCGAATCTTCATCAGCGCCACACTGGAGATAAATCCTTCAGAGGAGGTGAGGGCAGGGACTCCATGAAAAGCCACCAATTCTGTGTACCAGAGAAGACCCTTGTGTATGGTGAGGGTAGAGTGGGCTTTCCAGCCACCTCCAGCCTTCCCCTGCACCAAGTACCCCATGTGAACCCTAAGCCCCACAAGAGCACCAGGCTTGGGGGAGCCCTTCACTCtagacagcagcagcagcacaggtGCATCGAATGTGGGAAATTATTCACCCGCAAGGACACACTTACTCGGCACCAGAGAAtccacactggagaaaggccttatgcATGCAGCAAATGTGGGAAGTTCTTTAGTCAGAGCTGTGACCTCTTTAAACACAAGACCAtccacactggagaaaggccttatgaatgcagtgaatgtgggaagtTCTTTCGACAAATCTCTGGCCTTATCGAACACAGGcgagttcacactggagaaagacTCTATCAGTGCAGTAATTGTGGAAAATTCTTTAGTAGTAAGTCTAACCTCATTAGACACCAAGAAGTTCACACAGGAGCAAGGCCTTATGTATGTAGCACGTGTGGGAAAGAGTTCAGTCGCAAACATACACTTGTTCTGCACCAGAGAActcacactggagaaaggccttatgagtgcagtgaatgtgggaaggccttcagcCAGAGTTCCCACCTCAATGTACATTGGAGAATTCACAGCAGTGATTATGAGTGCAGCagatgtgggaaagcctttagcTGCATCTCTAAACTTGTTCAGCACCAGAAGGTTCACTCTGGAGAAAACCCTTATGAGTGCAGCagatgtgggaaagcctttacgCAAAGGCCAAATCTTATTCGGCACTGGAAAGTTCATACTGGTGAACGGCCTTACGTGTGCAGCAAATGTGGAAAAGAGTTCAACCGTAAACACACACTTGTTCTCCACCAGAAGATTCATACTGGAGAAAAGCCTTAA
- the ZNF671 gene encoding zinc finger protein 671 isoform X3 encodes MRIDCVISEDVFVYFSWEEWMLLDDSQRLLYQDVMLENFALLASLGIASSRSHLVTQLNPRKDPQMPEQVNMNPATEREAQKGPGPGCRCAVEDEQSVSLEGMSQVRTPVASLKTHPCGGSGSRLRGILHLPEHEVGEAGLKPQPCGASWKHFWLSANLHQRHTGDKSFRGGEGRDSMKSHQFCVPEKTLVYGEGRVGFPATSSLPLHQVPHVNPKPHKSTRLGGALHSRQQQQHRCIECGKLFTRKDTLTRHQRIHTGERPYACSKCGKFFSQSCDLFKHKTIHTGERPYECSECGKFFRQISGLIEHRRVHTGERLYQCSNCGKFFSSKSNLIRHQEVHTGARPYVCSTCGKEFSRKHTLVLHQRTHTGERPYECSECGKAFSQSSHLNVHWRIHSSDYECSRCGKAFSCISKLVQHQKVHSGENPYECSRCGKAFTQRPNLIRHWKVHTGERPYVCSKCGKEFNRKHTLVLHQKIHTGEKP; translated from the exons ATGAGAATA GACTGTGTGATCTCTGAGGACGTGTTTGTGTACTTCTCCTGGGAAGAATGGATGCTCCTTGATGATTCTCAGAGACTTTTATATCaggatgtgatgctggagaacttTGCACTTTTAGCCTCACTGG GAATTGCATCCTCACGATCTCACTTAGTCACTCAACTGAACCCAAGGAAAGATCCCCAGATGCCTGAACAGGTGAATATGAACccagccacagagagagaggctcagaagGGACCTGGACCTG GTTGTCGGTGTGCAGTGGAGGACGAGCAGAGTGTTTCTTTAGAGGGAATGTCACAGGTCAGGACTCCTGTGGCCAGTCTGAAGACCCACCCATGTGGCGGATCTGGCTCCAGACTGAGAGGAATCTTACACCTGCCTGAACATGAGGTGGGAGAAGCCGGGCTGAAACCACAGCCATGTGGGGCAAGTTGGAAACACTTCTGGCTCAGTGCGAATCTTCATCAGCGCCACACTGGAGATAAATCCTTCAGAGGAGGTGAGGGCAGGGACTCCATGAAAAGCCACCAATTCTGTGTACCAGAGAAGACCCTTGTGTATGGTGAGGGTAGAGTGGGCTTTCCAGCCACCTCCAGCCTTCCCCTGCACCAAGTACCCCATGTGAACCCTAAGCCCCACAAGAGCACCAGGCTTGGGGGAGCCCTTCACTCtagacagcagcagcagcacaggtGCATCGAATGTGGGAAATTATTCACCCGCAAGGACACACTTACTCGGCACCAGAGAAtccacactggagaaaggccttatgcATGCAGCAAATGTGGGAAGTTCTTTAGTCAGAGCTGTGACCTCTTTAAACACAAGACCAtccacactggagaaaggccttatgaatgcagtgaatgtgggaagtTCTTTCGACAAATCTCTGGCCTTATCGAACACAGGcgagttcacactggagaaagacTCTATCAGTGCAGTAATTGTGGAAAATTCTTTAGTAGTAAGTCTAACCTCATTAGACACCAAGAAGTTCACACAGGAGCAAGGCCTTATGTATGTAGCACGTGTGGGAAAGAGTTCAGTCGCAAACATACACTTGTTCTGCACCAGAGAActcacactggagaaaggccttatgagtgcagtgaatgtgggaaggccttcagcCAGAGTTCCCACCTCAATGTACATTGGAGAATTCACAGCAGTGATTATGAGTGCAGCagatgtgggaaagcctttagcTGCATCTCTAAACTTGTTCAGCACCAGAAGGTTCACTCTGGAGAAAACCCTTATGAGTGCAGCagatgtgggaaagcctttacgCAAAGGCCAAATCTTATTCGGCACTGGAAAGTTCATACTGGTGAACGGCCTTACGTGTGCAGCAAATGTGGAAAAGAGTTCAACCGTAAACACACACTTGTTCTCCACCAGAAGATTCATACTGGAGAAAAGCCTTAA
- the ZNF671 gene encoding zinc finger protein 671 isoform X1: protein MAAAAAAAPRVPTQDCVISEDVFVYFSWEEWMLLDDSQRLLYQDVMLENFALLASLGIASSRSHLVTQLNPRKDPQMPEQVNMNPATEREAQKGPGPGCRCAVEDEQSVSLEGMSQVRTPVASLKTHPCGGSGSRLRGILHLPEHEVGEAGLKPQPCGASWKHFWLSANLHQRHTGDKSFRGGEGRDSMKSHQFCVPEKTLVYGEGRVGFPATSSLPLHQVPHVNPKPHKSTRLGGALHSRQQQQHRCIECGKLFTRKDTLTRHQRIHTGERPYACSKCGKFFSQSCDLFKHKTIHTGERPYECSECGKFFRQISGLIEHRRVHTGERLYQCSNCGKFFSSKSNLIRHQEVHTGARPYVCSTCGKEFSRKHTLVLHQRTHTGERPYECSECGKAFSQSSHLNVHWRIHSSDYECSRCGKAFSCISKLVQHQKVHSGENPYECSRCGKAFTQRPNLIRHWKVHTGERPYVCSKCGKEFNRKHTLVLHQKIHTGEKP, encoded by the exons GACTGTGTGATCTCTGAGGACGTGTTTGTGTACTTCTCCTGGGAAGAATGGATGCTCCTTGATGATTCTCAGAGACTTTTATATCaggatgtgatgctggagaacttTGCACTTTTAGCCTCACTGG GAATTGCATCCTCACGATCTCACTTAGTCACTCAACTGAACCCAAGGAAAGATCCCCAGATGCCTGAACAGGTGAATATGAACccagccacagagagagaggctcagaagGGACCTGGACCTG GTTGTCGGTGTGCAGTGGAGGACGAGCAGAGTGTTTCTTTAGAGGGAATGTCACAGGTCAGGACTCCTGTGGCCAGTCTGAAGACCCACCCATGTGGCGGATCTGGCTCCAGACTGAGAGGAATCTTACACCTGCCTGAACATGAGGTGGGAGAAGCCGGGCTGAAACCACAGCCATGTGGGGCAAGTTGGAAACACTTCTGGCTCAGTGCGAATCTTCATCAGCGCCACACTGGAGATAAATCCTTCAGAGGAGGTGAGGGCAGGGACTCCATGAAAAGCCACCAATTCTGTGTACCAGAGAAGACCCTTGTGTATGGTGAGGGTAGAGTGGGCTTTCCAGCCACCTCCAGCCTTCCCCTGCACCAAGTACCCCATGTGAACCCTAAGCCCCACAAGAGCACCAGGCTTGGGGGAGCCCTTCACTCtagacagcagcagcagcacaggtGCATCGAATGTGGGAAATTATTCACCCGCAAGGACACACTTACTCGGCACCAGAGAAtccacactggagaaaggccttatgcATGCAGCAAATGTGGGAAGTTCTTTAGTCAGAGCTGTGACCTCTTTAAACACAAGACCAtccacactggagaaaggccttatgaatgcagtgaatgtgggaagtTCTTTCGACAAATCTCTGGCCTTATCGAACACAGGcgagttcacactggagaaagacTCTATCAGTGCAGTAATTGTGGAAAATTCTTTAGTAGTAAGTCTAACCTCATTAGACACCAAGAAGTTCACACAGGAGCAAGGCCTTATGTATGTAGCACGTGTGGGAAAGAGTTCAGTCGCAAACATACACTTGTTCTGCACCAGAGAActcacactggagaaaggccttatgagtgcagtgaatgtgggaaggccttcagcCAGAGTTCCCACCTCAATGTACATTGGAGAATTCACAGCAGTGATTATGAGTGCAGCagatgtgggaaagcctttagcTGCATCTCTAAACTTGTTCAGCACCAGAAGGTTCACTCTGGAGAAAACCCTTATGAGTGCAGCagatgtgggaaagcctttacgCAAAGGCCAAATCTTATTCGGCACTGGAAAGTTCATACTGGTGAACGGCCTTACGTGTGCAGCAAATGTGGAAAAGAGTTCAACCGTAAACACACACTTGTTCTCCACCAGAAGATTCATACTGGAGAAAAGCCTTAA
- the ZNF671 gene encoding zinc finger protein 671 isoform X2, which translates to MAAAALRARMQDCVISEDVFVYFSWEEWMLLDDSQRLLYQDVMLENFALLASLGIASSRSHLVTQLNPRKDPQMPEQVNMNPATEREAQKGPGPGCRCAVEDEQSVSLEGMSQVRTPVASLKTHPCGGSGSRLRGILHLPEHEVGEAGLKPQPCGASWKHFWLSANLHQRHTGDKSFRGGEGRDSMKSHQFCVPEKTLVYGEGRVGFPATSSLPLHQVPHVNPKPHKSTRLGGALHSRQQQQHRCIECGKLFTRKDTLTRHQRIHTGERPYACSKCGKFFSQSCDLFKHKTIHTGERPYECSECGKFFRQISGLIEHRRVHTGERLYQCSNCGKFFSSKSNLIRHQEVHTGARPYVCSTCGKEFSRKHTLVLHQRTHTGERPYECSECGKAFSQSSHLNVHWRIHSSDYECSRCGKAFSCISKLVQHQKVHSGENPYECSRCGKAFTQRPNLIRHWKVHTGERPYVCSKCGKEFNRKHTLVLHQKIHTGEKP; encoded by the exons GACTGTGTGATCTCTGAGGACGTGTTTGTGTACTTCTCCTGGGAAGAATGGATGCTCCTTGATGATTCTCAGAGACTTTTATATCaggatgtgatgctggagaacttTGCACTTTTAGCCTCACTGG GAATTGCATCCTCACGATCTCACTTAGTCACTCAACTGAACCCAAGGAAAGATCCCCAGATGCCTGAACAGGTGAATATGAACccagccacagagagagaggctcagaagGGACCTGGACCTG GTTGTCGGTGTGCAGTGGAGGACGAGCAGAGTGTTTCTTTAGAGGGAATGTCACAGGTCAGGACTCCTGTGGCCAGTCTGAAGACCCACCCATGTGGCGGATCTGGCTCCAGACTGAGAGGAATCTTACACCTGCCTGAACATGAGGTGGGAGAAGCCGGGCTGAAACCACAGCCATGTGGGGCAAGTTGGAAACACTTCTGGCTCAGTGCGAATCTTCATCAGCGCCACACTGGAGATAAATCCTTCAGAGGAGGTGAGGGCAGGGACTCCATGAAAAGCCACCAATTCTGTGTACCAGAGAAGACCCTTGTGTATGGTGAGGGTAGAGTGGGCTTTCCAGCCACCTCCAGCCTTCCCCTGCACCAAGTACCCCATGTGAACCCTAAGCCCCACAAGAGCACCAGGCTTGGGGGAGCCCTTCACTCtagacagcagcagcagcacaggtGCATCGAATGTGGGAAATTATTCACCCGCAAGGACACACTTACTCGGCACCAGAGAAtccacactggagaaaggccttatgcATGCAGCAAATGTGGGAAGTTCTTTAGTCAGAGCTGTGACCTCTTTAAACACAAGACCAtccacactggagaaaggccttatgaatgcagtgaatgtgggaagtTCTTTCGACAAATCTCTGGCCTTATCGAACACAGGcgagttcacactggagaaagacTCTATCAGTGCAGTAATTGTGGAAAATTCTTTAGTAGTAAGTCTAACCTCATTAGACACCAAGAAGTTCACACAGGAGCAAGGCCTTATGTATGTAGCACGTGTGGGAAAGAGTTCAGTCGCAAACATACACTTGTTCTGCACCAGAGAActcacactggagaaaggccttatgagtgcagtgaatgtgggaaggccttcagcCAGAGTTCCCACCTCAATGTACATTGGAGAATTCACAGCAGTGATTATGAGTGCAGCagatgtgggaaagcctttagcTGCATCTCTAAACTTGTTCAGCACCAGAAGGTTCACTCTGGAGAAAACCCTTATGAGTGCAGCagatgtgggaaagcctttacgCAAAGGCCAAATCTTATTCGGCACTGGAAAGTTCATACTGGTGAACGGCCTTACGTGTGCAGCAAATGTGGAAAAGAGTTCAACCGTAAACACACACTTGTTCTCCACCAGAAGATTCATACTGGAGAAAAGCCTTAA